A single genomic interval of Chrysemys picta bellii isolate R12L10 chromosome 8, ASM1138683v2, whole genome shotgun sequence harbors:
- the LOC135973230 gene encoding uncharacterized protein LOC135973230, with product MQSSPAVMAVQSGNRKRAPAWTDREVLDLIAVWGDESVLSELRSKRRNAKIYEKISKDMAERGYSRDATQCRVKIKELRQGYQKTKEANGRSGSHPQTSRFYEALHSILGAAATTTPPVTVDSEDGILSTAGSSDMLGDGEDEEGDEEGEAVGSSHNADFPDSQDLFITLTEIPYEASPAITPDTESGEGSATPSATVSQPSLESHSQRLARIRRRKKRTREDMFSELMASSQAQAAQQTQWRENLTRMHQANMDREERWRQEDQQATQTLLGLLREQTDTLRRLVDVLQERRQEDRAPLQSISNRPPPPPSPIPTSPKVQRRRGGRVPANSHSTPAESSSSRRLSFPKI from the exons atgcagagctctccagcagtgatggccgtgcagtctgggaatagaaagagagccccagcatggactgatcgtgaagtcttggatctcatcgctgtgtggggcgatgagtccgtgctttccgagctgcgatccaaaagaaggaatgcaaagatctacgagaagatctctaaagacatggcagagagaggatacagccgggatgcaacgcagtgccgcgtgaaaatcaaggagctgagacaaggctaccagaagaccaaagaggcaaacggacgctccggatcccatccccagacatcccgtttctacgaggcactgcattccatcctcggtgctgccgccaccactaccccaccagtgaccgtggactctgaggatgggatactgtccacggccggttcctcagacatgttaggggacggggaagatgaggaaggagatgaggagggcgaggcagttggcagctctcacaacgctgatttccccgacagccaggatctcttcatcacccttacagagatcccctacgaagcgtccccagccattaccccggacacagaatctggtgaaggatcagcca ccccgtctgcgactgtctcacaacctagcctggaatcacactcccagaggctagcgcggattaggcgtaggaagaagaggacacgggaggacatgttctctgagcttatggcctcttcccaagcccaggcagcacagcagacccagtggcgggagaacttgacccgaatgcaccaagccaacatggatcgggaggagaggtggcggcaggaagaccagcaggcgactcaaacgctgcttggactactgagggagcaaacggacacgctccggcgccttgtggatgttctgcaggaacggaggcaggaggacagagccccgctgcagtccatctctaaccgccctcccccgccaccaagtcccatacccacctcacccaaagtgcaaagaaggagaggcggcagagtccctgctaactctcactccacccctgcagagagctctagtagcagaaggctctcatttcccaaaatttga